The window TCCTATGATGGATACGCCTCAGCATCCTATGTGACTCCCGCTGATTCGATGAAAATCGTCTGCGCTGCCGGCTGGAACATGATTTCGAGTGCGGTAGCCCCCCGCGACCCAACCTTGTCGGTTACGCTGACCTCGATTTCAGCCCACTTGGTTATCATGAAGGACGGCGCCGGGCGGGTTTACTGGCCTGCTTACAACATCGCCATTCTTCATGACTGGTCGGTGCCACATGGCTATCTGGTCTATCTCACGGCACGAGATACCCTTATCATCGTGGGGCGAAGAGTCTCTCCGGGGAATACGCCACTCGGCCTGAATACGGGCTGGAATATGGTTTCATACCTCAGCACTCTTGCGCTCAATCCATCTGATGCCTTCGCAACCATCGCGAGCTATTTGGTGATTGCCAAAAACGGACTGGGGCAGGTATATTGGCCGGCCTATAATGTCAATACCATCGGTTCCATGACAGCTGGTGCAGGCTATCAGCTGTACGTCAGCCAATCCTGCACCCTTTCCTATCCCGCAAACCAGGGCTTTGGCAAGAGCTCTGCGCTTCCCACTGCCGTTCTGCCGATACCGCAGCATTTTTCCGGATATCCTAACAACTCGTCAGATAACGCCATACTCCTGATTGAAGCCCCTGGCCTTCCAGACAAAGCCGAGGTCGGCGCCTGGTCCTCTGGTCGGCTCGTCAGCGCAGGAGTCGTGCAGTCAGGAAAGGCCATAATGACCTTGTGGGGAGATAATCCTTGCACGGATGAAATGGATGGCGCAGCGGCCGGGGCATTGATCACCCTGACCTGCTGGATTCCGGGGAGCAACCAGGAAAAGCCCCTACCGCTCACCCGATTGCAGGATGGTTTGCGGCAGATCGTCCTGAACCCGGAAATCCGCTACCAAAGCAATGCACTCTGGCTGGCTGAAACGGCTGGACAATCTATTCTGCCAAATGACTTCGCCCTTTCTCAAAATTTTCCGAATCCCTTTAACCCCAGCACTACCCTCCGGTTTCATTTGCCCCAGCAGGTTTATGTGGATCTATGCCTCTTTAACCTGACCGGGATAAAGGTGAAAACGCTGGTTAAAGACTTAAAACAACCGGGGTATCACGAGATGATTTGGGATGGACAGGATGATCTCGGCAAAGCAGTCCCATCGGGGGTCTATTGGCTGGTCATGAAAGCCGGCCGTTATCAAAAGTGCTGTAAAATTACTCTGATCCGGTGAGAGTCTGAAAGGGCGAGGTTGTTCTCGCCCTTTTTTATCTGGTTTTATCTTTATAAATCAACTGCGAGGGCTTCCTTCTTAGTGCAGAAAACATTCATCCTTTCTTTCGCCTTGTTCCTCCTGGTTTCCTCCCTTCCGGCTCAGAAGACCTTCGGGCAGGAACCCGGACCAGAAGCACACCTGAAAGTAGTCACTCTACTGGACCTATTCAGGGACCCGGATCCCTTTGGTCAGGGTGCAGCGATCGGTGCTGTAGTGGAAATGGGCCAATCCGCCCTCCCCGATCTGATTACCGCGCTGCAGGACTCTAATCCGAATGTACGGGAATGCTGCGCCATCGCTCTGGGGAAACTGGCCCCGAAAGCCGAGAGGGCGATCCCCTCCCTGATCCGGTCGCTGAGCGACAGCGATGCCAACGTCCGCTGGTATGCAACCCTGGCCCTCGGCCGCTACGGTGTCTTGGCAGCGCCGGCTGTTGATGATCTCTTCGGCCTGCTTTATGATCGTGACGACGATGTGCGCTGGGCGGCTTACCTGGCGCTCTCCAAAATCGACCACACGGCTCTCGATCATCCTCCCCCCCTCTCAACCATCATCGATACCCTCGAGATCTGCACGCCACGGTTGATGCAAACGCTGCAAGTGCCGGGGGTTTCACTCGCATTGATCGAGCGAAATCGAATCCGTTGGTCCAAAACCTTTGGCCTTGCTGATGCCACCCAAAAAACGCCCGCGGATTCGGCCACTCTGTTTGAGGCCTGCTCCATGAGCAAGCCGATTTTTACCTCACTGGCTCTGATGCTGGTGGATGAGGGACGGCTGGATCTCGACCGGCCGCTCTGCAAGTACAAG is drawn from bacterium and contains these coding sequences:
- a CDS encoding serine hydrolase; protein product: MQKTFILSFALFLLVSSLPAQKTFGQEPGPEAHLKVVTLLDLFRDPDPFGQGAAIGAVVEMGQSALPDLITALQDSNPNVRECCAIALGKLAPKAERAIPSLIRSLSDSDANVRWYATLALGRYGVLAAPAVDDLFGLLYDRDDDVRWAAYLALSKIDHTALDHPPPLSTIIDTLEICTPRLMQTLQVPGVSLALIERNRIRWSKTFGLADATQKTPADSATLFEACSMSKPIFTSLALMLVDEGRLDLDRPLCKYKAEDFVSEDAYFAGKVTARMILAHTSGLPNWRKGGEEREGPLPIFFRPGTKFSYSGEGFYYLQRVVEKITGEPLADLAQRRLFARLVPGSASYIWTETLNPRIATGHDGFGGTLPRSRYLHANAAYTLYTTPEAFARMMIALLGPGPDSGPPLLSARMREEMFRHQVRAETRQVISRPGRHFGLTAYRGLGWAIDATITGDIFYHSGSNQTGFRCYAQYNPRDGSGLVIMTNGVNGDELWGRLIAKTGDW